The bacterium genome includes the window GAAACACTTTGTTTTTTTGTTATAAATGGTAATTCGGAAAAGAGGCAAAACATGGATAAAACGAAAGTACACAGAATTAAAAGTGTGCTGAGTTCCCTTGATGAGGAAGTGGAATTCTTTTTTTCTGCTTTTTTTAACGGGACCTATCCTTCGATATATCGTGATGAGTTGTACTGGAAACCTCCTACAGATGTTTATGAGACAGATGAAGCATTTGTTGTTGTTGTTGAACTTGCAAATATGAAATCCGATGAAGTGTCAATTTCATATCAGGATGGAATTCTAACAATTCATGGGGTA containing:
- a CDS encoding Hsp20/alpha crystallin family protein; this encodes MDKTKVHRIKSVLSSLDEEVEFFFSAFFNGTYPSIYRDELYWKPPTDVYETDEAFVVVVELANMKSDEVSISYQDGILTIHGVRQAEAPSEQRRYHKMEINYGPFERKVDIPEDVEIEKLTAKYEFGFLEIKLPKRGRNSGKIIEVEVE